The Lycium barbarum isolate Lr01 chromosome 9, ASM1917538v2, whole genome shotgun sequence genome has a segment encoding these proteins:
- the LOC132609500 gene encoding uncharacterized protein LOC132609500 isoform X2, with translation MDKNKGRTDLLAAGRKKLQQFRQKKDGKGGKSSKASKSAGDATPDLVDVTAKSNQVPDGEKPLHIGGGAPTSSESLTKKDLPTKNAEAPTLDESINVDIVKTTPTSGKLVKEDAGELEAALNSDSGDRGVVDSSSISEHANAKMVNEDVKEGHLEAPGIIASDMSTKSSATDVPVEFSSYSSADEAGSHQVEMERLHAQEQVTDVGTMQESHGSGSKKGDSSTEVEIEGDKKLPLNEPSENSISQTATLVGDEGKEETKAEYIQLSEPNNVPTTVLTTQNAKIAEDRGHQMEDAVSSSCKEEKLEMTSASGEYENHKDEVQISDSRDIVSENSVENKMVNISSGSDASYISLCQLAEVVRDLDEDDFRFLFMCRDSAPNVPSLKLFDAFEKLKEQLYLASLVKDVSCLQLAEESELQMKLSCQHQKLTDQISEAKASSTELGEKNDILADQLAQSRSEFQLIVSERDDFQKQLHISKGEVGELSERINELQTKLETSLGENASLSSEMFDYRNLVATLQVRNESLIGSLNLLSEENKKLLEEKENLVLEKENLFLENEKLGTDLAQSKALFGSLQLDNEKLSQNFTSLREEKMKLHGEKEHLISENEKLIAQLLDYKNVVETLQVENKNINESLISVTEAKKQLQEEKKSVVGETEKLGLEFKESKSLIEALQMEVAEAKGHLTLVMEERDELEEQKKYLLSETEKQSFQLAKYENSCNKVDDDLKDASLRIEHLTKENMHLKRSLELSETMKTESPNQSSFAYQSEEEAGHQLEGSCHSSFAPANLIDDDGSNWFGVMKRHVEEAERVLEKLEKAVEDMHSRSASMSRSSGKAVSPGVSKLIQAFETKDHDDEHQPDEFQSSENQTDAGLVQIQGQTKTLRALLKDLVLGAGNGYQFLEGEKSSKTATEVAAEELRAKCEFLNEHIDLLEGANIELMVFNESLGGCFWNAKEREEEFMVQNEALHKQEVATKAENSKLRENLSSFQEKLSILQNQLGEMRESSKEVGSCISNQVEAFYKEVADRVSILQEEWNSIIDQVFQTLIRLDLSVEAVGSSSPSSVDHDLGCINLSSRTAASVDAAINVLEALQGQVEAARHESMLSNGVNEKLDFLQVENQKSFGLLHKIYGNLKKLVNGMPGHLQVAEVDDPEKSVDLSHPGAFDSLLEQLQSFLDEKTQVESVNEKLKSELMARTTEFEELSKRSLGSDSILKMVQAVEGVISLDSFEININEPVSCLESLTFLLVQKYKEATEDVKLSREEYASKEAQVIDLQGQMDHLSLLLVQCENEVVVLKESLKGAEEDLVTISYQYQEKVAEFELSEQRVSALREKLGIAVTKGKGLIVQRDSLKQSLADTSSELQKCSEELQLKDARLQEVEMKLKTYSEAGERMEALESELSYIRNSATALRESFLLKDSVLQKIEEIVEDLELPDHFHSKDIIDKVDWLAKSVAGNSLPLTDWDHKTSVGGSYSDAGYALADDGWKEASQPNLGSSEDLRRRFEELQGKFYGLAEQNEMLEQSLMERNNLVQKWEEMLDRIDMPSHLRSLEPEDRIGWLVLAVSEAQNQYDSLQQKYDNFESLFASTNAELEVSHRKISELENAYQLVVSEKELLLKSVESLKFDYEEMSRKAAQSEISNDDLQNRVGDLLKKLNETNAELEKSHRKISELENAYQLVISEKELLLKSVESLNFDYEEMSRKAAQSEISNDDLQSRVGDLQKKLNEMLGAEERIHHLEGEIRRLEDMVKDFLRTSQTDDVLFSTGSSESLEQLIRKLIDKYTTLSLGKPSESDATLEHVDKGFDISHEEKRESNVSCDENADGGALSRKLEDALSDLLSLKEEKENIASNNQSLVRELEELGIKNKELQDRLSQEEQKSCSLREKLNVAVRKGKSLVQHRDSLKQLIEELNGEVERLKAEIRLQENAISDHEQRIKDLSVYPEKIKTIESESSILRDQLAEKDYTLSMILSTLEEINVGSNIGNPVEKLKGVGQLCHDLQSALTSSEHDARKSKRAAELLLAELNEVQERNDGLQEELAKSLSELSGLSKQKESAEVAKHEALAHLEKISSTHSEERKNQLAEITMLKSSVDQLREDLFVVDRLLNDVLSMDLETMRHLGSSMKVCLEQTDQNHFPLRVADSSGLTFAVPESKVFNKEIDSINQKLNRHSHLLHEEAARITEILRTIHEEISYHKQHSNSLKTDVMRLESIQKEKDAELLMVQRCNAMLYEACTTLVLEIESRKSQLVGNSVASGASRINSVYQSLVEGNDLAEKPDRFSEEGIRSVIERLFMAVKDIMSVQSDIAEFGQKDMKAAISNLQKELQEKDIQREKICAELVSQIKEAESISKSYSEELQIAKAQMDDLHRKVKLMEEERDSLAHRIKELQDLESNFADIQLRVKSLEDMLAAKEQENEALMQALDEEEAQMEDMTNKIEEMERVLLQKNKDMDNLEVSRGKTMKKLSVTVSKFDELHQLSESLLSEVENLQSQLQERDTEISFLRQEVTRCTNDAIASAQMSSKRNTDEVHDFLTWVDKLISRVQAHDMNYDDAKVNQIHEYKEMLEKQLVSVISELEDLRALARTRDSMLRVEKDKVEQLVRKEEFLENSLRDKESQLTMFRGASDMGQLANSTSEIIEIEPVANKRVVPGTVASQVRSLRKTNNDQVAVAIDVDPDSGKLDDEDDDKAHGFKSMTTSRIVPRFTRPITDMIDGLWVTCDRTLMRQPVLRLSVIIYWALLHALLATFVV, from the exons ATGGATAAGAATAAAGGCCGAACCGATCTGCTTGCTGCCGGTCGTAAAAAG CTTCAGCAATTCAGACAGAAGAAAGACGGGAAAGGTGGTAAATCAAGTAAAGCCAGTAAATCTGCTGGTGATGCTACTCCAGATCTTGTCGATGTGACGGCAAAATCAAACCAAGTTCCTGATGGAGAAAAACCACTTCACATAGGTGGTGGTGCTCCTACTTCCTCGGAGTCGCTTACCAAAAAGGATCTTCCCACAAAAAATGCTGAAGCTCCTACTCTTGATGAGTCAATCAATGTTGACATAGTTAAAACAACACCAACCAGTGGTAAGCTGGTAAAAGAGGATGCTGGGGAACTTGAAGCTGCGTTGAATTCAGATTCAGGTGATCGGGGTGTTGTTGATTCATCTTCAATTTCTGAGCATGCTAATGCCAAAATGGTAAACGAGGATGTAAAAGAGGGTCATTTGGAAGCTCCAGGAATTATTGCTTCTGACATGTCCACTAAAAGTTCTGCAACAGATGTGCCTGTTGAATTCTCATCTTATTCCAGTGCTGATGAAGCAGGTTCTCACCAAGTAGAAATGGAAAGGCTGCATGCGCAGGAGCAGGTAACAGATGTAG GGACAATGCAGGAATCACATGGTTCAGGTTCGAAGAAAGGTGATTCAAGCACTGAGGTAGAGATTGAAGGAGACAAGAAGCTTCCTTTAAACGAACCAAGTGAGAATTCTATTAGCCAGACAGCCACTCTAGTGGGAGATGAGGGCAAGGAGGAGACAAAAGCTGAATACATTCAACTCAGCGAGCCAAATAATGTTCCAACAACTGTTTTGACAACTCAGAACGCTAAAATAGCAGAGGACAGAG GTCATCAGATGGAAGATGCGGTTTCTAGTTCATGCAAGGAAGAAAAACTAGAAATGACTTCAGCTTCTGGTGAATATGAAAATCACAAGGATGAGGTTCAAATTTCTGACTCCAGAGATATTGTTTCTGAGAATTCTGTGGAGAACAAAATGGTGAATATCTCATCTGGATCAGATGCAAGTTATATTAGCTTGTGTCAGCTGGCGGAGGTGGTACGAGACCTCGATGAAGATGACTTTAGGTTCTTGTTCATGTGCAGAGACTCAGCTCCAAATGTACCTTCTTTGAAACTTTTTGACGCTTTTGAGAAGCTCAAAGAACAACTATACCTAGCAAGTCTTGTAAAAGATGTATCTTGTTTGCAGCTAGCTGAAGAGTCAGAACTTCAAATGAAACTCAGTTGTCAACATCAGAAGTTGACTGATCAAATATCTGAGGCCAAAGCTTCATCAACTGAACTTGGAGAGAAGAATGATATCCTTGCTGATCAGCTTGCACAATCGAGATCTGAATTTCAATTGATTGTATCTGAAAGGGATGACTTCCAAAAGCAGCTTCACATTTCTAAAGGTGAGGTTGGAGAACTTTCTGAAAGAATAAATGAGTTGCAGACTAAATTGGAGACGTCACTTGGTGAAAATGCAAGTCTGTCTTCAGAGATGTTTGACTACCGGAATTTGGTGGCTACTTTACAGGTTCGAAATGAGAGCTTAATAGGAAGCCTTAATTTGTTGTCTGAAGAAAATAAGAAGCTTTTGGAGGAGAAGGAGAATCTTGTTCTTGAGAAGGAGAATCTTTTTCTTGAGAATGAGAAATTGGGAACAGATCTAGCGCAGTCTAAAGCTTTGTTCGGATCATTGCAGTTGGATAATGAAAAGTTATCGCAGAATTTCACTTCTTTGAGAGAGGAGAAAATGAAACTTCATGGAGAGAAGGAACACCTTATCAGTGAGAATGAGAAACTGATTGCTCAATTGTTGGACTACAAAAATGTTGTGGAAACTCTTCAGGTTGAGAACAAGAACATAAACGAGAGTTTGATATCTGTAACAGAAGCAAAGAAACAGCTTCAGGAGGAAAAAAAGTCTGTGGTCGGTGAAACTGAGAAACTAGGATTGGAGTTTAAGGAGTCGAAGTCTCTAATTGAAGCTCTGCAGATGGAAGTGGCCGAAGCAAAGGGGCATTTGACTTTGGTGATGGAAGAGAGAGACGAGCTCGAGGAGCAGAAGAAGTATCTTCTCTCTGAGACTGAGAAACAGTCATTTCAGTTGGCAAAATATGAGAACTCGTGCAATAAGGTGGATGATGACCTGAAAGACGCATCTCTGCGTATTGAACATCTAACCAAGGAGAACATGCATCTGAAGAGAAGCTTGGAGTTGTCTGAAACGATGAAAACAGAGTCACCTAACCAAAGTAGCTTTGCATATCAGTCTGAGGAAGAAGCTGGGCATCAACTTGAAGGTTCTTGCCACTCTAGCTTTGCACCAGCAAATCTAATTGATGATGATGGTTCAAATTGGTTTGGAGTTATGAAAAGACACGTGGAGGAGGCAGAGAGAGTACTTGAAAAGCTTGAGAAAGCAGTTGAAGATATGCACTCTAGATCAGCTTCTATGAGTAGGTCGTCTGGTAAAGCGGTTTCACCTGGTGTGTCAAAACTTATTCAAGCTTTTGAGACAAAGGACCATGATGACGAGCACCAACCAGATGAGTTCCAGTCATCTGAAAATCAAACAGATGCAGGTCTTGTGCAGATTCAAGGGCAAACAAAAACATTAAGGGCGTTGCTGAAAGATTTGGTGTTGGGAGCTGGCAACGGCTACCAATTTCTTGAAGGAGAGAAGAGTAGTAAAACAGCCACTGAGGTTGCTGCTGAAGAACTGAGGGCCAAATGTGAGTTTCTGAATGAACACATTGATCTTTTGGAAGGAGCAAACATTGAGTTAATGGTTTTCAATGAAAGCTTAGGGGGATGTTTCTGGAATGCCAAAGAAAGGGAGGAAGAATTTATGGTCCAAAATGAAGCTTTGCACAAGCAAGAAGTCGCTACAAAAGCTGAGAACAGTAAGTTAAGGGAGAATCTTAGTAGCTTTCAGGAGAAACTCTCTATTTTGCAGAACCAGCTGGGTGAAATGCGTGAAAGCAGCAAAGAAGTGGGATCTTGCATCTCTAATCAGGTAGAAGCTTTTTACAAGGAAGTTGCTGACAGAGTATCAATACTTCAAGAAGAGTGGAACTCTATAATTGATCAGGTTTTTCAGACACTTATAAGGTTAGATTTGTCTGTTGAGGCCGTTGGCTCCTCTTCGCCATCAAGTGTAGACCATGATCTAGGGTGCATAAACTTAAGTAGCCGTACTGCTGCATCTGTTGATGCTGCTATCAATGTGCTTGAGGCATTGCAGGGTCAAGTTGAAGCTGCTCGCCATGAGTCAATGTTGAGTAACGGAGTCAACGAGAAGTTAGACTTCTTACAAGTTGAAAATCAAAAGTCTTTCGGTCTTTTGCATAAGATTTATGGTAACCTCAAGAAACTTGTGAATGGAATGCCAGGGCATCTACAAGTAGCTGAAGTTGATGATCCTGAGAAATCTGTAGATCTATCTCATCCTGGTGCTTTTGATTCCCTACTGGAGCAGTTGCAAAGTTTTCTTGATGAGAAAACACAAGTTGAGTCTGTTAATGAAAAGCTGAAATCTGAGTTGATGGCCAGGACAACAGAGTTTGAAGAACTGAGCAAAAGATCCCTTGGATCAGATTCTATTTTAAAGATGGTTCAAGCGGTTGAAGGAGTCATTTCTCTAGATAGCTTTGAAATCAACATTAATGAGCCAGTATCATGTCTAGAGTCCCTGACCTTTCTCCTTGTTCAGAAGTATAAAGAGGCAACTGAAGATGTGAAGTTGTCCAGGGAAGAATATGCTTCCAAGGAAGCACAAGTAATTGATTTGCAAGGACAAATGGATCACTTGAGCTTATTACTTGTTCAatgtgaaaatgaagttgtagtcCTTAAGGAAAGTTTGAAGGGAGCTGAGGAGGATCTTGTAACTATTAGTTATCAATATCAGGAGAAAGTTGCTGAATTTGAACTGTCTGAGCAACGGGTGTCAGCTTTAAGAGAGAAGCTTGGCATAGCAGTCACCAAGGGCAAAGGTCTGATTGTGCAGCGTGACAGTCTTAAACAGTCTCTTGCAGACACATCCTCTGAACTGCAGAAATGCTCTGAGGAGTTGCAGTTGAAAGATGCAAGGCTTCAGGAAGTTGAAATGAAACTCAAGACCTATTCAGAGGCAGGTGAGCGCATGGAAGCTTTGGAATCTGAGCTCTCGTACATTCGCAATTCTGCCACTGCATTAAGGGAATCATTCCTTCTCAAAGACTCTGTTCTTCAGAAAATAGAGGAGATTGTAGAAGATTTGGAGCTTCCAGATCATTTCCATTCaaaggatatcatcgataaagtTGATTGGTTGGCGAAGTCGGTTGCTGGGAACTCTTTACCTCTGACTGATTGGGATCACAAGACCTCTGTTGGAGGATCATACTCTGATGCAGGATATGCACTTGCCGATGATGGATGGAAAGAGGCGTCACAGCCAAACTTGGGTTCTTCCGAAGACCTTAGAAGAAGATTTGAGGAGCTCCAGGGCAAGTTTTATGGGTTGGCAGAACAAAATGAGATGCTTGAACAATCCTTGATGGAAAGAAACAACCTTGTTCAGAAGTGGGAAGAGATGTTAGATAGGATAGACATGCCTTCACACTTAAGATCTTTGGAGCCAGAAGATCGGATTGGTTGGTTAGTGCTTGCTGTTTCAGAAGCTCAAAACCAGTACGACTCTCTCCAACAAAAGTATGATAATTTTGAATCATTATTTGCATCAACAAATGCTGAACTTGAAGTGTCACACAGAAAAATATCCGAGCTTGAAAATGCGTATCAATTGGTTGTCAGTGAGAAAGAGTTGCTTTTGAAGAGCGTGGAGTCTTTGAAATTTGATTATGAGGAAATGTCAAGGAAGGCTGCCCAATCTGAAATTAGTAATGATGACTTGCAGAACAGAGTAGGTGACTTGCTGAAGAAACTGAACGAAACAAATGCTGAACTTGAAAAGTCACACAGAAAAATATCTGAGCTTGAAAATGCGTATCAATTGGTTATCAGTGAGAAAGAGTTGCTTTTGAAGAGTGTGGAGTCTCTGAACTTTGATTATGAGGAAATGTCAAGGAAGGCTGCCCAATCTGAAATTAGTAATGATGACTTGCAGAGCAGAGTAGGTGACTTGCAGAAGAAACTGAACGAAATGCTTGGAGCAGAGGAACGTATTCATCATCTTGAAGGTGAAATAAGAAGATTGGAAGATATGGTCAAAGATTTCCTTAGGACTTCTCAAACAGATGATGTGTTATTTAGCACTGGTAGCTCTGAATCTTTGGAGCAGCTAATTAGGAAGCTTATAGATAAGTATACCACACTTTCTTTGGGGAAACCTTCCGAGTCTGATGCAACTCTTGAGCATGTTGATAAAGGGTTTGATATCTCTCatgaagaaaagagagaaagtAATGTCAGTTGTGATGAGAATGCAGATGGAGGTGCTCTCAGCAGAAAATTGGAGGATGCTCTAAGCGACTTGTTGTCATtgaaggaggagaaggagaatATTGCGTCGAATAATCAATCATTGGTTCGTGAACTTGAAGAATTGGGTATCAAAAATAAAGAACTGCAAGATCGACTTAGTCAGGAGGAACAAAAGTCATGTTCTTTAAGAGAAAAATTGAATGTTGCAGTTAGGAAAGGCAAATCGTTGGTGCAGCATCGGGACAGCCTGAAGCAATTAATTGAAGAGCTGAATGGTGAAGTTGAGCGCTTGAAGGCTGAGATCAGATTGCAGGAAAATGCTATTTCAGATCACGAACAAAGGATAAAAGATTTATCTGTATACCCTGAGAAGATTAAGACCATAGAATCTGAGAGTTCAATCCTGAGAGATCAATTGGCAGAAAAAGACTATACCCTGAGCATGATTTTGAGTACCCTGGAAGAAATTAATGTTGGCTCTAACATCGGTAATCCAGTCGAGAAGCTAAAAGGAGTTGGCCAATTATGCCATGATCTGCAATCAGCTCTTACATCTTCTGAACATGATGCAAGGAAATCTAAAAGAGCAGCTGAGCTGCTTCTCGCAGAGTTAAATGAGGTGCAAGAAAGAAACGATGGCCTCCAAGAGGAGCTAGCAAAGTCTTTGAGTGAACTCTCTGGACTGTCCAAGCAAAAAGAATCTGCTGAAGTTGCTAAACATGAAGCTCTTGCACATCTAGAAAAGATATCTTCCACTCACTCAGAAGAAAGAAAGAACCAATTAGCTGAAATCACGATGCTAAAATCTAGTGTGGATCAGCTAAGGGAGGATCTCTTTGTTGTTGACCGTTTGCTCAATGATGTTTTATCCATGGATTTGGAGACTATGCGCCATCTTGGTTCTAGTATGAAAGTTTGCCTAGAACAAACTGATCAAAATCACTTTCCTCTACGTGTGGCTGATTCAAGTGGCCTTACCTTTGCGGTACCAGAAAGCAAG GTTTTTAATAAAGAAATTGATTCTATCAACCAAAAGTTAAACAGGCACTCCCATTTATTGCATGAAGAAGCTGCTCGTATAACTGAGATATTAAGAACTATACATGAAGAGATATCCTACCACAAGCAGCACTCAAATTCGTTGAAGACAGATGTGATGCGGTTAGAATCTATTCAAAAGGAGAAAGATGCAGAGTTGCTTATGGTGCAAAGATGTAATGCTATGCTTTATGAAGCTTGCACCACTTTGGTCTTGGAAATTGAAAGCAGAAAATCCCAATTGGTTGGAAATAGCGTAGCTTCTGGAGCTTCCAGAATCAATTCTGTGTATCAAAGTTTAGTTGAAGGAAATGATTTAGCTGAGAAGCCTGACCGGTTTTCTGAGGAAGGTATTAGGTCAGTGATAGAGAGATTATTCATGGCTGTGAAAGATATTATGAGTGTGCAAAGTGATATTGCTGAATTTGGTCAAAAGGATATGAAAGCTGCTATATCGAATCTGCAGAAAGAACTTCAGGAGAAAGATATTCAGAGAGAGAAAATATGTGCAGAACTTGTTAGTCAGATTAAGGAAGCTGAATCTATTTCAAAGAGTTATTCAGAAGAGCTTCAGATAGCAAAAGCTCAGATGGATGATTTACATAGGAAAGTGAAACTGATGGAGGAGGAACGAGATTCTCTGGCACACAGGATAAAAGAACTGCAAGATCTGGAATCCAACTTTGCCGACATACAGTTAAGAGTTAAATCACTTGAAGACATGCTAGCTGCAAAGGAACAAG AAAACGAGGCACTGATGCAAGCACTTGATGAGGAGGAGGCTCAAATGGAAGACATGACAAACAAGATTGAGGAAATGGAGAGAGTCCTCCTTCAAAAAAATAAAGATATGGATAACCTTGAAGTTTCCCGTGGGAAGACTATGAAGAAGCTTTCTGTTACAGTAAGCAAATTTGATGAACTTCATCAGCTATCTGAAAGCCTTCTGTCCGAGGTTGAGAATCTTCAGTCACAATTACAAGAGCGAGATACAGAGATTTCTTTCTTGAGGCAAGAAGTTACAAGATGTACTAATGATGCAATAGCTTCTGCTCAGATGAGTAGCAAAAGAAATACTGATGAAGTCCATGACTTTTTGACATGGGTAGATAAGTTGATTTCCCGAGTCCAGGCTCATGATATGAATTATGACGATGCAAAAGTTAACCAGATTCATGAATATAAGGAAATGTTAGAGAAACAGCTCGTGTCTGTGATATCTGAGCTGGAGGATCTGCGTGCACTGGCACGGACAAGAGATTCAATGTTGAGAGTAGAGAAAGATAAAGTGGAACAGCTGGTGAGGAAAGAAGAATTTCTTGAGAACTCTTTGCGTGATAAGGAATCTCAATTAACCATGTTT